One segment of Neodiprion fabricii isolate iyNeoFabr1 chromosome 1, iyNeoFabr1.1, whole genome shotgun sequence DNA contains the following:
- the LOC124180522 gene encoding DNA-directed RNA polymerase III subunit RPC2 isoform X1, which yields MGEMKSNDFNSLKRAEKFRKVAKHIEDKWKLVPAFLKGKGLVKQHIDSFNYFINVEIKKIVKANEKVLSDADSLFYVKYLNVYIGTPDVEESFNVNRITTPHECRLRDLNYSAPISVDIEYTRGNQRIIRNNLLIGRMPIMLRSSNCVLNNKSHFELAKMNECPHDPGGYFVINGQEKVILIQEQKLRNRIILEEDNKGCIVSSCNSSTHERKTKTNVVGKGGKYYMRHNIFQDDIPIVAVFKAMGIVSDQEIMQLIGTEEEYMRRFSASLEECHTANVFTQDQAIRYLSNRRKQKRFPTSKMGVVDEIKDILAINILSHVPVVDFNFKVKATYIALMIRKVMQGQIDKTLIDDRDYYGNKRLELAGSLLSLMFEDLFKRFNWELKQIADKNIPKIKAAQFDIVKHMRQDQITNGLAFAISSGNWTIKRFKMERQGVTQVLSRLSYISALGMMTRVNSQFEKTRKVSGPRSLQPSQWGMMCPSDTPEGEGCGLVKNLALMTHITTEVEEEPIIRLAYNLGVENVNILGGEEINNKNVYMVFLNGNILGITKNYIRLVNVFRLLRRKAMINGFISIYPQHHHRCVQICSDGGRLCRPYIIVKDGESLVQQKHIEALKHGFKTFDDFLHEGLIEFLDVNEENDSSIAFNESQIEAGTTHLEVEPFTLLGVCAGLVPYPHHNQSPRNTYQCAMGKQAMGTIGYNQRNRIDTLMYNLVYPQAPMVKSRTIELINFDKLPAGQNATVAVMSYSGYDIEDALILNKAAIDRGYGRCLVYRNAKCTLKRYANQTYDRIMGPMIDSNSKKPIWKHEIIDNDGIAAPGEMVENKKVMVNKSMPAATMNPVNPANVQTQPDYCDVPVLFKGSVPAYIEKVMVSSNADDAFLIKLLLRQTRRPEIGDKFSSRHGQKGVTGLIVEQEDMPFNDLGITPDMIMNPHGFPSRMTVGKLIELLAGKAGVAEGKFHYGTAFGGSKVEDVCEELVKHGYNYMGKDFFYSGITGEPLQAYIYSGPVYYQKLKHMVQDKMHARARGPRAVLTRQPTEGRAKEGGLRLGEMERDCLIGYGASMMLIERLMISSDMFDVDVCNTCGLMAYRGWCHSCQTSASISTISIPYSCKLLFQELQSMNIVPRLTLKNSGD from the exons ATGGgtgaaatgaaatcgaatgaTTTCAACAGTCTCAAAAGAgctgaaaaattcagaaaagtaGCCAAACATATCGAG GATAAGTGGAAGCTCGTCCCTGCATTCCTCAAAGGCAAAGGCCTCGTTAAGCAACACATTGAttcgttcaattatttcattaatgttgagataaaaaaaatcgtcaaggCAAATGAGAAAGTATTAAGTGATGCTGATTCCTTGTTCTACGTCAA GTACCTGAATGTTTACATTGGCACACCAGATGTTGAGGAAAGTTTCAATGTTAATCGCATAACAACGCCACATGAATGTCGACTCAGGGATCTAAACTATTCTGCACCTATATCAGTGGACATTGAATATACCAGAGGCAATCAACGCATCATTAGAAATAACTTATTGATTGGAAG aATGCCCATAATGTTGCGTAGTTCCAATTGTGTTCTGAATAACAAGTCTCACTTCGAGTTGGCAAAAATGAATGAGTGCCCTCATGATCCGGGTGGTTATTTTGTCATAAATGGGCAGGAAAAGGTGATTCTGATCCAAGAACAGAAATTGAGAAACAGAATTATTCTGGAGGAAGATAACAAAGGTTGTATTGTCAGTTCATGCAACAGTTCCACCCATGAACGAAAAACTAAAACAAACGTTGTTGGGAAAGGCGGAAAATATTATATGagacataatatttttcaagac GATATTCCTATTGTAGCAGTATTTAAGGCTATGGGCATTGTATCTGATCAAGAAATAATGCAACTAATAGGAACTGAAGAAGAATACATGAGAAGGTTTTCGGCTTCGTTAGAAGAATGTCACACAGCAAATGTTTTCACTCAAGACCAAGCAATCAG ATATTTAAGTAATAGAAGAAAACAGAAGCGATTTCCCACTAGTAAAATGGGTGTTGTTGATGAAATAAAGGATATCTTGGCAATAAACATCCTGTCACATGTTCCG GTAGTAGACTTCAACTTCAAAGTTAAAGCAACTTACATTGCATTGATGATACGTAAGGTTATGCAAGGCCAGATTGATAAAACGCTAATCGACGACAGAGATTATTACGGTAACAAGAGGCTGGAATTAGCTGGTTCCCTACTGTCTCTCATGTTTGAAGATTTATTCAAAAGATTTAACTGGGAG CTCAAACAAATTGCAGACAAAAATATTCCCAAGATCAAAGCAGCCCAGTTTGACATCGTTAAACACATGAGGCAAGACCAAATTACAAATGGTTTAGCATTTGCTATTTCTTCG GGTAATTGGACCATAAAACGGTTCAAAATGGAACGTCAAGGTGTAACGCAAGTCCTTTCAAGATTGTCGTATATATCTGCCCTAGGAATGATGACCAgagtaaattcacaatttgaaaaaacaaggAAAGTTTCTGGTCCCCGCTCCCTACAGCCTTCCCAATGGGGAATGATGTGTCCTAGCGATACGCCAGAAGGAGAG GGCTGCGGTCTAGTCAAAAATCTAGCATTAATGACTCACATCACAACAGAGGTGGAAGAGGAGCCAATTATCAGACTAGCCTACAATCTTGGAGTAGAAAACGTCAATATTTTGGGAGGTGAAGaaataaacaacaaaaatgTGTACATGGTTTTCTTGAACGGCAATATTCTAGGAATTACTAAAAATTACATCCGACTTGTCAATGTATTCAGATTGTTACGCAGAAAGGCCATGATCAATGGCTTCATTTCAATATATCCTCAGCATCATCATAG ATGTGTGCAGATATGTTCGGATGGTGGCAGACTGTGCAGACCTTATATTATAGTCAAAGATGGAGAATCTCTTGTTCAGCAAAAACACATCGAAGCACTAAAACATGGCTTCAAAACGTTTGACGACTTCTTGCACGAAG GTCTCATAGAATTCTTAGATGTGAACGAGGAAAATGATAGCTCAATTGCTTTCAATGAGTCCCAAATTGAAGCAGGAACGACTCACTTGGAAGTAGAGCCATTTACTTTGCTCGGCGTTTGTGCTGGCTTAGTGCCGTATCCTCATCACAATCAGAGTCCTAGAAATACATATCAGTGTGCTATGGGTAAACAAGCTATGGGAACTATAGGATATAACCAGCGTAATCGCATAGATACACTAATGTACAATCTGGTTTACCCGCAAGCTCCAATGGTCAAATCTAGGACCATAGAACTGATCAATTTCGATAAACTCCCCGCTGGACAAAATGCAACAGTTGCGGTGATGTCCTACAGTGGATATGACATAgaggatgcgctaattttaaATAAAGCAGCGATTGACAGAGGTTATGGAAGATGTTTAGTCTACAGAAATGCTAAATGTACTTTAAAAAGATATGCAAATCAAACTTACGATAGAATAATGGGCCCTATGATAGATTCAAATTCTAAAAAACCCATTTGGAAACATGAGATAATAGACAATGATGGTATAGCTGCCCCTGGAGAaatggtagaaaataaaaaa GTCATGGTGAACAAATCTATGCCTGCGGCAACAATGAACCCTGTAAATCCTGCTAATGTTCAGACTCAACCTGATTATTGTGACGTACCAGTTCTCTTCAAAGGATCAGTTCCAGCCTACATTGAAAAAGTTATGGTATCCAGTAATGCGGATGATGCATTTTTAATAAAGTTGTTGCTACGACAAACTAGACGGCCTGAAATTGGTGATAAATTTAGTAGTCGACATGGACAGAAAGGTGTAACAG GTCTGATTGTGGAACAAGAAGACATGCCATTCAATGACCTAGGTATCACACCAGACATGATCATGAATCCACATGGATTTCCCTCAAGAATGACAGTAGGTAAACTCATCGAATTACTTGCTGGCAAGGCTGGTGTAGCTGAAGGGAAATTCCACTATGGAACAG CGTTTGGTGGTTCAAAAGTAGAAGATGTTTGCGAGGAATTGGTAAAACATGGCTATAATTATATGGGTAAAGATTTTTTCTACTCTGGTATTACCGGGGAACCACTTCAGGCATATATATACTCTGGACCA GTGTACTATCAGAAATTGAAGCATATGGTTCAAGACAAGATGCATGCTCGTGCTAGAGGACCGAGAGCAGTTTTAACACGCCAGCCAACAGAGGGAAGAGCTAAGGAAGGAGGTTTGCGCTTGGGCGAGATGGAGAGAGATTGCTTAATTGGTTATGGAGCTAGCATGATGTTAATTGAGCGTTTGATGATTTCAAGTGATATGTTCGATGTCGATGTATGCAATACGTGTGGACTAATGGCGTACAGAGGCTGGTGTCATAGTTGCCAGACAAGTGCTTCCATTTCTACAATATCCATACCTTATTCATGTAAACTTTTATTCCAAGAGTTACAATCTATGAATATTGTACCAAGGTTAACGCTGAAGAACAGTGGTGACTGA
- the LOC124180522 gene encoding DNA-directed RNA polymerase III subunit RPC2 isoform X2 yields the protein MVIIERYLNVYIGTPDVEESFNVNRITTPHECRLRDLNYSAPISVDIEYTRGNQRIIRNNLLIGRMPIMLRSSNCVLNNKSHFELAKMNECPHDPGGYFVINGQEKVILIQEQKLRNRIILEEDNKGCIVSSCNSSTHERKTKTNVVGKGGKYYMRHNIFQDDIPIVAVFKAMGIVSDQEIMQLIGTEEEYMRRFSASLEECHTANVFTQDQAIRYLSNRRKQKRFPTSKMGVVDEIKDILAINILSHVPVVDFNFKVKATYIALMIRKVMQGQIDKTLIDDRDYYGNKRLELAGSLLSLMFEDLFKRFNWELKQIADKNIPKIKAAQFDIVKHMRQDQITNGLAFAISSGNWTIKRFKMERQGVTQVLSRLSYISALGMMTRVNSQFEKTRKVSGPRSLQPSQWGMMCPSDTPEGEGCGLVKNLALMTHITTEVEEEPIIRLAYNLGVENVNILGGEEINNKNVYMVFLNGNILGITKNYIRLVNVFRLLRRKAMINGFISIYPQHHHRCVQICSDGGRLCRPYIIVKDGESLVQQKHIEALKHGFKTFDDFLHEGLIEFLDVNEENDSSIAFNESQIEAGTTHLEVEPFTLLGVCAGLVPYPHHNQSPRNTYQCAMGKQAMGTIGYNQRNRIDTLMYNLVYPQAPMVKSRTIELINFDKLPAGQNATVAVMSYSGYDIEDALILNKAAIDRGYGRCLVYRNAKCTLKRYANQTYDRIMGPMIDSNSKKPIWKHEIIDNDGIAAPGEMVENKKVMVNKSMPAATMNPVNPANVQTQPDYCDVPVLFKGSVPAYIEKVMVSSNADDAFLIKLLLRQTRRPEIGDKFSSRHGQKGVTGLIVEQEDMPFNDLGITPDMIMNPHGFPSRMTVGKLIELLAGKAGVAEGKFHYGTAFGGSKVEDVCEELVKHGYNYMGKDFFYSGITGEPLQAYIYSGPVYYQKLKHMVQDKMHARARGPRAVLTRQPTEGRAKEGGLRLGEMERDCLIGYGASMMLIERLMISSDMFDVDVCNTCGLMAYRGWCHSCQTSASISTISIPYSCKLLFQELQSMNIVPRLTLKNSGD from the exons ATGGTAATTATTGAAAG GTACCTGAATGTTTACATTGGCACACCAGATGTTGAGGAAAGTTTCAATGTTAATCGCATAACAACGCCACATGAATGTCGACTCAGGGATCTAAACTATTCTGCACCTATATCAGTGGACATTGAATATACCAGAGGCAATCAACGCATCATTAGAAATAACTTATTGATTGGAAG aATGCCCATAATGTTGCGTAGTTCCAATTGTGTTCTGAATAACAAGTCTCACTTCGAGTTGGCAAAAATGAATGAGTGCCCTCATGATCCGGGTGGTTATTTTGTCATAAATGGGCAGGAAAAGGTGATTCTGATCCAAGAACAGAAATTGAGAAACAGAATTATTCTGGAGGAAGATAACAAAGGTTGTATTGTCAGTTCATGCAACAGTTCCACCCATGAACGAAAAACTAAAACAAACGTTGTTGGGAAAGGCGGAAAATATTATATGagacataatatttttcaagac GATATTCCTATTGTAGCAGTATTTAAGGCTATGGGCATTGTATCTGATCAAGAAATAATGCAACTAATAGGAACTGAAGAAGAATACATGAGAAGGTTTTCGGCTTCGTTAGAAGAATGTCACACAGCAAATGTTTTCACTCAAGACCAAGCAATCAG ATATTTAAGTAATAGAAGAAAACAGAAGCGATTTCCCACTAGTAAAATGGGTGTTGTTGATGAAATAAAGGATATCTTGGCAATAAACATCCTGTCACATGTTCCG GTAGTAGACTTCAACTTCAAAGTTAAAGCAACTTACATTGCATTGATGATACGTAAGGTTATGCAAGGCCAGATTGATAAAACGCTAATCGACGACAGAGATTATTACGGTAACAAGAGGCTGGAATTAGCTGGTTCCCTACTGTCTCTCATGTTTGAAGATTTATTCAAAAGATTTAACTGGGAG CTCAAACAAATTGCAGACAAAAATATTCCCAAGATCAAAGCAGCCCAGTTTGACATCGTTAAACACATGAGGCAAGACCAAATTACAAATGGTTTAGCATTTGCTATTTCTTCG GGTAATTGGACCATAAAACGGTTCAAAATGGAACGTCAAGGTGTAACGCAAGTCCTTTCAAGATTGTCGTATATATCTGCCCTAGGAATGATGACCAgagtaaattcacaatttgaaaaaacaaggAAAGTTTCTGGTCCCCGCTCCCTACAGCCTTCCCAATGGGGAATGATGTGTCCTAGCGATACGCCAGAAGGAGAG GGCTGCGGTCTAGTCAAAAATCTAGCATTAATGACTCACATCACAACAGAGGTGGAAGAGGAGCCAATTATCAGACTAGCCTACAATCTTGGAGTAGAAAACGTCAATATTTTGGGAGGTGAAGaaataaacaacaaaaatgTGTACATGGTTTTCTTGAACGGCAATATTCTAGGAATTACTAAAAATTACATCCGACTTGTCAATGTATTCAGATTGTTACGCAGAAAGGCCATGATCAATGGCTTCATTTCAATATATCCTCAGCATCATCATAG ATGTGTGCAGATATGTTCGGATGGTGGCAGACTGTGCAGACCTTATATTATAGTCAAAGATGGAGAATCTCTTGTTCAGCAAAAACACATCGAAGCACTAAAACATGGCTTCAAAACGTTTGACGACTTCTTGCACGAAG GTCTCATAGAATTCTTAGATGTGAACGAGGAAAATGATAGCTCAATTGCTTTCAATGAGTCCCAAATTGAAGCAGGAACGACTCACTTGGAAGTAGAGCCATTTACTTTGCTCGGCGTTTGTGCTGGCTTAGTGCCGTATCCTCATCACAATCAGAGTCCTAGAAATACATATCAGTGTGCTATGGGTAAACAAGCTATGGGAACTATAGGATATAACCAGCGTAATCGCATAGATACACTAATGTACAATCTGGTTTACCCGCAAGCTCCAATGGTCAAATCTAGGACCATAGAACTGATCAATTTCGATAAACTCCCCGCTGGACAAAATGCAACAGTTGCGGTGATGTCCTACAGTGGATATGACATAgaggatgcgctaattttaaATAAAGCAGCGATTGACAGAGGTTATGGAAGATGTTTAGTCTACAGAAATGCTAAATGTACTTTAAAAAGATATGCAAATCAAACTTACGATAGAATAATGGGCCCTATGATAGATTCAAATTCTAAAAAACCCATTTGGAAACATGAGATAATAGACAATGATGGTATAGCTGCCCCTGGAGAaatggtagaaaataaaaaa GTCATGGTGAACAAATCTATGCCTGCGGCAACAATGAACCCTGTAAATCCTGCTAATGTTCAGACTCAACCTGATTATTGTGACGTACCAGTTCTCTTCAAAGGATCAGTTCCAGCCTACATTGAAAAAGTTATGGTATCCAGTAATGCGGATGATGCATTTTTAATAAAGTTGTTGCTACGACAAACTAGACGGCCTGAAATTGGTGATAAATTTAGTAGTCGACATGGACAGAAAGGTGTAACAG GTCTGATTGTGGAACAAGAAGACATGCCATTCAATGACCTAGGTATCACACCAGACATGATCATGAATCCACATGGATTTCCCTCAAGAATGACAGTAGGTAAACTCATCGAATTACTTGCTGGCAAGGCTGGTGTAGCTGAAGGGAAATTCCACTATGGAACAG CGTTTGGTGGTTCAAAAGTAGAAGATGTTTGCGAGGAATTGGTAAAACATGGCTATAATTATATGGGTAAAGATTTTTTCTACTCTGGTATTACCGGGGAACCACTTCAGGCATATATATACTCTGGACCA GTGTACTATCAGAAATTGAAGCATATGGTTCAAGACAAGATGCATGCTCGTGCTAGAGGACCGAGAGCAGTTTTAACACGCCAGCCAACAGAGGGAAGAGCTAAGGAAGGAGGTTTGCGCTTGGGCGAGATGGAGAGAGATTGCTTAATTGGTTATGGAGCTAGCATGATGTTAATTGAGCGTTTGATGATTTCAAGTGATATGTTCGATGTCGATGTATGCAATACGTGTGGACTAATGGCGTACAGAGGCTGGTGTCATAGTTGCCAGACAAGTGCTTCCATTTCTACAATATCCATACCTTATTCATGTAAACTTTTATTCCAAGAGTTACAATCTATGAATATTGTACCAAGGTTAACGCTGAAGAACAGTGGTGACTGA
- the LOC124180522 gene encoding DNA-directed RNA polymerase III subunit RPC2 isoform X3: protein MYLNVYIGTPDVEESFNVNRITTPHECRLRDLNYSAPISVDIEYTRGNQRIIRNNLLIGRMPIMLRSSNCVLNNKSHFELAKMNECPHDPGGYFVINGQEKVILIQEQKLRNRIILEEDNKGCIVSSCNSSTHERKTKTNVVGKGGKYYMRHNIFQDDIPIVAVFKAMGIVSDQEIMQLIGTEEEYMRRFSASLEECHTANVFTQDQAIRYLSNRRKQKRFPTSKMGVVDEIKDILAINILSHVPVVDFNFKVKATYIALMIRKVMQGQIDKTLIDDRDYYGNKRLELAGSLLSLMFEDLFKRFNWELKQIADKNIPKIKAAQFDIVKHMRQDQITNGLAFAISSGNWTIKRFKMERQGVTQVLSRLSYISALGMMTRVNSQFEKTRKVSGPRSLQPSQWGMMCPSDTPEGEGCGLVKNLALMTHITTEVEEEPIIRLAYNLGVENVNILGGEEINNKNVYMVFLNGNILGITKNYIRLVNVFRLLRRKAMINGFISIYPQHHHRCVQICSDGGRLCRPYIIVKDGESLVQQKHIEALKHGFKTFDDFLHEGLIEFLDVNEENDSSIAFNESQIEAGTTHLEVEPFTLLGVCAGLVPYPHHNQSPRNTYQCAMGKQAMGTIGYNQRNRIDTLMYNLVYPQAPMVKSRTIELINFDKLPAGQNATVAVMSYSGYDIEDALILNKAAIDRGYGRCLVYRNAKCTLKRYANQTYDRIMGPMIDSNSKKPIWKHEIIDNDGIAAPGEMVENKKVMVNKSMPAATMNPVNPANVQTQPDYCDVPVLFKGSVPAYIEKVMVSSNADDAFLIKLLLRQTRRPEIGDKFSSRHGQKGVTGLIVEQEDMPFNDLGITPDMIMNPHGFPSRMTVGKLIELLAGKAGVAEGKFHYGTAFGGSKVEDVCEELVKHGYNYMGKDFFYSGITGEPLQAYIYSGPVYYQKLKHMVQDKMHARARGPRAVLTRQPTEGRAKEGGLRLGEMERDCLIGYGASMMLIERLMISSDMFDVDVCNTCGLMAYRGWCHSCQTSASISTISIPYSCKLLFQELQSMNIVPRLTLKNSGD from the exons AT GTACCTGAATGTTTACATTGGCACACCAGATGTTGAGGAAAGTTTCAATGTTAATCGCATAACAACGCCACATGAATGTCGACTCAGGGATCTAAACTATTCTGCACCTATATCAGTGGACATTGAATATACCAGAGGCAATCAACGCATCATTAGAAATAACTTATTGATTGGAAG aATGCCCATAATGTTGCGTAGTTCCAATTGTGTTCTGAATAACAAGTCTCACTTCGAGTTGGCAAAAATGAATGAGTGCCCTCATGATCCGGGTGGTTATTTTGTCATAAATGGGCAGGAAAAGGTGATTCTGATCCAAGAACAGAAATTGAGAAACAGAATTATTCTGGAGGAAGATAACAAAGGTTGTATTGTCAGTTCATGCAACAGTTCCACCCATGAACGAAAAACTAAAACAAACGTTGTTGGGAAAGGCGGAAAATATTATATGagacataatatttttcaagac GATATTCCTATTGTAGCAGTATTTAAGGCTATGGGCATTGTATCTGATCAAGAAATAATGCAACTAATAGGAACTGAAGAAGAATACATGAGAAGGTTTTCGGCTTCGTTAGAAGAATGTCACACAGCAAATGTTTTCACTCAAGACCAAGCAATCAG ATATTTAAGTAATAGAAGAAAACAGAAGCGATTTCCCACTAGTAAAATGGGTGTTGTTGATGAAATAAAGGATATCTTGGCAATAAACATCCTGTCACATGTTCCG GTAGTAGACTTCAACTTCAAAGTTAAAGCAACTTACATTGCATTGATGATACGTAAGGTTATGCAAGGCCAGATTGATAAAACGCTAATCGACGACAGAGATTATTACGGTAACAAGAGGCTGGAATTAGCTGGTTCCCTACTGTCTCTCATGTTTGAAGATTTATTCAAAAGATTTAACTGGGAG CTCAAACAAATTGCAGACAAAAATATTCCCAAGATCAAAGCAGCCCAGTTTGACATCGTTAAACACATGAGGCAAGACCAAATTACAAATGGTTTAGCATTTGCTATTTCTTCG GGTAATTGGACCATAAAACGGTTCAAAATGGAACGTCAAGGTGTAACGCAAGTCCTTTCAAGATTGTCGTATATATCTGCCCTAGGAATGATGACCAgagtaaattcacaatttgaaaaaacaaggAAAGTTTCTGGTCCCCGCTCCCTACAGCCTTCCCAATGGGGAATGATGTGTCCTAGCGATACGCCAGAAGGAGAG GGCTGCGGTCTAGTCAAAAATCTAGCATTAATGACTCACATCACAACAGAGGTGGAAGAGGAGCCAATTATCAGACTAGCCTACAATCTTGGAGTAGAAAACGTCAATATTTTGGGAGGTGAAGaaataaacaacaaaaatgTGTACATGGTTTTCTTGAACGGCAATATTCTAGGAATTACTAAAAATTACATCCGACTTGTCAATGTATTCAGATTGTTACGCAGAAAGGCCATGATCAATGGCTTCATTTCAATATATCCTCAGCATCATCATAG ATGTGTGCAGATATGTTCGGATGGTGGCAGACTGTGCAGACCTTATATTATAGTCAAAGATGGAGAATCTCTTGTTCAGCAAAAACACATCGAAGCACTAAAACATGGCTTCAAAACGTTTGACGACTTCTTGCACGAAG GTCTCATAGAATTCTTAGATGTGAACGAGGAAAATGATAGCTCAATTGCTTTCAATGAGTCCCAAATTGAAGCAGGAACGACTCACTTGGAAGTAGAGCCATTTACTTTGCTCGGCGTTTGTGCTGGCTTAGTGCCGTATCCTCATCACAATCAGAGTCCTAGAAATACATATCAGTGTGCTATGGGTAAACAAGCTATGGGAACTATAGGATATAACCAGCGTAATCGCATAGATACACTAATGTACAATCTGGTTTACCCGCAAGCTCCAATGGTCAAATCTAGGACCATAGAACTGATCAATTTCGATAAACTCCCCGCTGGACAAAATGCAACAGTTGCGGTGATGTCCTACAGTGGATATGACATAgaggatgcgctaattttaaATAAAGCAGCGATTGACAGAGGTTATGGAAGATGTTTAGTCTACAGAAATGCTAAATGTACTTTAAAAAGATATGCAAATCAAACTTACGATAGAATAATGGGCCCTATGATAGATTCAAATTCTAAAAAACCCATTTGGAAACATGAGATAATAGACAATGATGGTATAGCTGCCCCTGGAGAaatggtagaaaataaaaaa GTCATGGTGAACAAATCTATGCCTGCGGCAACAATGAACCCTGTAAATCCTGCTAATGTTCAGACTCAACCTGATTATTGTGACGTACCAGTTCTCTTCAAAGGATCAGTTCCAGCCTACATTGAAAAAGTTATGGTATCCAGTAATGCGGATGATGCATTTTTAATAAAGTTGTTGCTACGACAAACTAGACGGCCTGAAATTGGTGATAAATTTAGTAGTCGACATGGACAGAAAGGTGTAACAG GTCTGATTGTGGAACAAGAAGACATGCCATTCAATGACCTAGGTATCACACCAGACATGATCATGAATCCACATGGATTTCCCTCAAGAATGACAGTAGGTAAACTCATCGAATTACTTGCTGGCAAGGCTGGTGTAGCTGAAGGGAAATTCCACTATGGAACAG CGTTTGGTGGTTCAAAAGTAGAAGATGTTTGCGAGGAATTGGTAAAACATGGCTATAATTATATGGGTAAAGATTTTTTCTACTCTGGTATTACCGGGGAACCACTTCAGGCATATATATACTCTGGACCA GTGTACTATCAGAAATTGAAGCATATGGTTCAAGACAAGATGCATGCTCGTGCTAGAGGACCGAGAGCAGTTTTAACACGCCAGCCAACAGAGGGAAGAGCTAAGGAAGGAGGTTTGCGCTTGGGCGAGATGGAGAGAGATTGCTTAATTGGTTATGGAGCTAGCATGATGTTAATTGAGCGTTTGATGATTTCAAGTGATATGTTCGATGTCGATGTATGCAATACGTGTGGACTAATGGCGTACAGAGGCTGGTGTCATAGTTGCCAGACAAGTGCTTCCATTTCTACAATATCCATACCTTATTCATGTAAACTTTTATTCCAAGAGTTACAATCTATGAATATTGTACCAAGGTTAACGCTGAAGAACAGTGGTGACTGA